One genomic segment of Phalacrocorax carbo chromosome Z, bPhaCar2.1, whole genome shotgun sequence includes these proteins:
- the GPX8 gene encoding probable glutathione peroxidase 8, whose product MESLTTTYPLKYSVPKARVFVVFLSMVLCTAILCLLQLRFFKPKIKDFYSFEVKDSRGRIVSLEKYRGKATLVVNVASYCQHTDKNYIALQELHREFGPSHFTVLAFPCNQFGESEPSSSQEIESFAKGNYGVTFPVFHKIKILGSEAEPAFKFLIDSSKKEPRWNFWKYLVSPEGKVVKFWRPEEPIESIKPEVASLIRQIIMKKREDL is encoded by the exons ATGGAGTCTCTCACAACTACTTACCCACTGAAATACTCAGTGCCCAAGGCCAGGGTCTTTGTTGTCTTTCTGTCAATGGTTTTGTGTACTGCcatcctctgcctgctgcaactcagattttttaaacctaaaatcaaagatttttattcttttgaagtCAAGGATTCACGAGGAAGGATTGTTTCCTTGGAGAAGTACAGAGGGAAA GCAACTTTGGTTGTAAACGTGGCCAGTTActgccagcacacagacaaaaattaCATCGCACTGCAAGAACTACACAGAGAGTTTGGTCCCTCCCACTTCACTGTGCTGGCTTTTCCCTGCAACCAGTTCGGAGAATCAGAGCCTAGTTCAAGCCAGGAAATAGAATCTTTTGCCAAAGGAAACTATGGAGTAACCTTCCCCGTTTTCCACAAAATCAAGATCCTAGGATCAGAAGCAGAGCCCGCCTTTAAATTTCTAATAG ACTCTTCAAAGAAAGAGCCTCGATGGAATTTCTGGAAGTACCTTGTCAGCCCTGAGGGTAAAGTTGTGAAATTCTGGAGGCCTGAAGAGCCCATAGAAAGCATCAAGCCAGAAGTAGCATCATTAATCAGGCagattataatgaaaaaaagagaagaccTCTGA